The Mytilus trossulus isolate FHL-02 unplaced genomic scaffold, PNRI_Mtr1.1.1.hap1 h1tg000024l__unscaffolded, whole genome shotgun sequence genome contains the following window.
GTCTTTATGTATGAACAGTAATTCTAGTACCACATATATAGCGATTGTAAATAAATCCCACTAggaataatatatatgtttataaagaTCTTTTTTACAGCTATGTTGGCAATTGGACAGAACTCAAATCATTACTGTTCTGTGTATACGATTCGACCAATAGTCACTACtttgtaacaataacatcgACAAAATATAACTGTTCGTAAATACAGGAATTGGCTACCTCAATGTTTTCAACCCTGTTTTTCTAAACATTCCCTGTTATGTGTTGTTcttaaacattacatttattattgaaaaacatGTGTATGTGAAAAATACAAACCATGAAACACAAACAACTTGGGCAGTGTAAATTGTCCACATCCGAGAGAGTTGTAAGCTGCAATTTTCACTTGATAGGTCATTCCAAACTGGAGCCCCTCTTTGTAGTGGGATGTCGCAGACTTGTCATGGATAACACATCTGTGGTATTCTGATGTGCTTGGAACAGTTTTACGGAAAGCGACAATATATCCATCGGTATTCTTCATGTCAGCATTATCAGGtatctgaacaaagaaatattttaattgtagttAATTCTGATGATGTTATATTAGCTATTGGACAATGCCTGTACCCAGTCATGACTATGTCATTTGTTTTCCATGTGTCTctcttttagccatggcgttggcagtttattttcgactcaTGAGTTTGAATGTACCTTTCGTATCGTTCGCCTCTCTTTATTCGTAATGCATCAAGCATAATGTTATTTTCTTAGAGTTTCATGACGAGCATTTCAACCATTTCAAACTCATTTTTGTTGTCATTAGCTCTTGCAAGAATTGCAACTGGTTACTTTCTTTGCTTTATGTTGTACAATATGTACCAGTTACCCTTATACAATATGTAGCACTAAgagatatgtattatatatttgatatctgGAAGCACAATTACGTAtcgaattttaaacctgattctttttgttatctattaatcatgtgtttctttgtctaatatgttctcctatttatgtgtattgtagtcctgtaatattatgttgtcaatgttatatttaactttgccattaaagtgcgaggtttggcatgccacaaaaccaggttcaacccaccatttttattcacctttaaaaatgtcctgtaccaagtcaggaagatggccatcgTTATAtaattgttcgtttctgtgtgtgttgcattttaatgttgtgtcgtttgttttctctcttatttttgagatattaagataagacgtagCACTCTACTTGTTTATcacaaattcatgtatttggtttagatgttatatgtgttattctcgtgggattttgtctgatgcttggtccgtttctgtgtgtgttgcgtttcggtgttgtgtcgttgttctcctcttatatttaatgcgtttccctcggttttagtttgttaccccgattttgttttttgtccatggatttatgagttttgaacagcggtatactactgttgcctttatttacatcttTATCAACCACAAATCAGATCCGGTTTCGTGTGTTTGTTTCCATATGGCTTTTTTCTATTTGAGGTGGGTTTTTTTGACAAGTTTCACCATTAGGTTCAATTAAAGtactaataaatcaaaatgagaTAACTTGAATTTGTGGAAATAATATACATGACAAGTAAATTGTTATTCAAATACTGTAATAACGAACCTTCCATCTGACAAAAACTCCCGGATGACCCATTACATTACATATTCCAGTTATTGCTGGGGTAAATGTCGGCTCTGTAAAGATAAAAGTGAATTTTATGTTCgttttaatttatctaaattTGTTGGTACGACATATATTTTTTCCCTGTAAAACCATGCATTTACTAGCTCTACAATACAGCATTTAATCTTATGTATATTgcattttttcaatatcaagTCTTTTTTGTCTGCTTTGGAAAGGTTGTCAATCTTTTGGGCATCATTTAAAATTTACTCTTATAATGTATTCAATTATCCAATACAATCTTATTGGGGTCGAAACTGTCATATATATTCCTTGTATATAAACGTATTTTGCTAATTTTGCCATAGAAACGGATTTCTTCTCACTTGAAGAAACAACACAGCATAGGGAATCTGCTCCAGGAGATAAtccttaaatcttttttgaaacACTGTTTGAAAATAATCTGTACTGTAGCAAAATCAGGGATCGAATATGTATTGTTGTTTCCCAATTAAGGTGTGGttataatattttaacactGGTACTATCTATTCATTGTCTTAGTATGGGTATAACTAACTTACCTCCTCTTTCTGATATTTTCTGAGGCTGTTGACTTTCAACTGCAGagagataaatgaaatacaaaaaggAAATTCAAATAGTTACATCAAAGTAAAGTATAGATCAATATTCCAATAATTGCAATGccatcaatatataaatatttaagatgTTAAACTAAAGGAGAAAGTAGTCTTGttgttaaatttcttaaaacttATGCTATAACTACCTCGGTTAAATTGTTGATGGAGAAAGACTTCTCGAAAGCATTACACCTACATCATCTACGCAATCAGTTTACCCTTTCCCTCGggaaaatttgaccttttatatactttttttattgtatttgagATTACCTCTACGAGTTTTCCCCTCCacttttgtcttttagaatttatgtaaaaaaaaccagctaAGGTTTAACTCTATCTAAATATATACGGACATTTTACAGTGAagtgttaagtttttaaaatacatatgtaCGCGTATCGATATTTCAGATAATAAAGCTATAGactgaattatatataatatataagatctTTCTCATTAAAATCTATCCGGAAAGTTCTTACCTCCTGTTCGTACAATAACAGGTACAGAAAATAAACCAGTGCCCTCATTAGCACAAGCTGCAACTTTTACTTCATACAATGTACATGGCTTAGTTCCAGTAATTGCATGACACTTAGTATCCATACCCGGAACCATTTTTTCCTTGTACTGAGTATCCAATCCGCATCTTTTATAAGCAATAATGTATCCTTCTATTATAACATTAGACACATCTAAAGGAACCTAagcaatataataaaacaaaaataaaagatcaaATCTTTTATTAACATGTTGGTTTCAGTACTGGCTCTTAATTAACCTCAACAGAACCTATGAagtcaacacaaaaaaaatcttcgTTTGTTtctaaacaagaatgtgtccatagtacacggatgccccactcgcactataattttatatgttcggtggaccgtgaaattggggtcaaaactataataaaccttgaccaaaaactttaacctggagtgggacgaacgaacgaacggacaaacaaacaaacggacggacgagcgaacggacgaacggaggcacagaccagaaaacataatgcccctctactatcgtacgtgggtcataaaaaaacatgaaactaAAATTGTCTCAGGAATAATGACCTAAGATGTTTCTAACTAGTTAGTTCgatgtcttttgtttttgaagcTCTAAAACATTTGTTAATTTCGAATTATACTCCTTGTACTAgaatttggtatttttatcttgttttgACGTCACTGATGACAATATAAACGGTTACATTCGTACTGCACCAGTagtgcattttgaaaatgaacatCTCCTTTGTTATGCTAGGGGCCAAAATATTCGAAAATCCAAAACTCCAtcgttaaatttttttaaaattttgatgataAAACGAACGGCTGACGTAAAACCGTATCACCCTGATCTCTTTGATGAGtatgttttttataatcaaGTATAACTGCATTTGTAAATCGAAAGTAAAAAACACTACAACccatttttacaaattgaccATTTTTTAGTGTGTCTCATATTACCGAATATAAGTTGTACCTACTCTCCATTTCAAATGTAGCCCTTTGCCTTCATGCAATGACTTTGTCTTGGTTATCTTAGGTTTTGGTAGCAGTTCTGGAAAACATCATATTGACAATATAGTACGAATAACGCTACTGAAGGCGTAATACGTTTTTTCCGAAGAAGCGACACAACTTAGACTATGTTTGAACTTGTATcaataattttgtattattgattTGCAGATTTGTCCTGAAATCGAaatatttaacctttttttgTTGCCCCTTCTTCAAAAAGCGCAATTAAGTATATCAATGCAATTATTTCTGATCTGAAAAAACGGTGTTTTTAGTATTAAGTCTTTTCCTGACAAACATAAGATGAATCAAGTATAAAACATATCCCATTGCCTAATACCAATGCATTATGTGTGTATGTGTTTGATCACTGCGAACCTTAATCATTTGACATCTTCGTCCCCTTTCATTTTTAACGAATTTTAATTGTGACCCGAATTCAATGCCAAACAACTATTGTGAGTTATCGAACTAAAACATTTCGAAATTATCTTTTGAAAGAAGGTAGTCTTCCAACGTTTGTTTGTTCTAGAAACCTTACCAAGACGGGTCATTTTAGTATATAACTCACTCCTTAGCCgccctaagccgtatttggcacaactttttgggattTTGGATCCACAAtgtttttcaactttgtacttgattggctttataaatattttgatttgagcgtcactgatgagtcttatgtagacgaaacgcgcgtcttacGTACTAAATTAcagtcctggtacctttgataactatactCAAAAGATGATGAACTACATATGGATTAAGTGCGCCAATACtgcaagaaatataaattttcaaattataaacacTGAGTTTAGCAAAAAGTATGCTTATTATCGTATTTCCGTTTAGCAATTAGTAAATTACGAACCTCTAATATCACCACATCCTTGACTCCTATTTACATCTAAATAATCTGGAAATAAAGAAAATGCAGATTAAAGTTGAAACCTTTAGTATTGTAATGGGATATATTATACAAGAGgttattaataaattatatacatcAACACTCACACACCATTCTAcagattattatatataatctaATGATAAGTTCGATGAGAGATAATTCTCTGCAGTATCAAACATTTTGCAGCCCGTCATTTAATAGAAGTATAGTCTTGGTTTTTTGAGTTGTGGTCTTGATATGCAcagttaaaacatgtttaaaagacTTGCACATGACTTTATCTGAAATCTAAACAGAAAGAAAGCCGTcattaaatataattgaaacaAATCCTTTATTATTTCCACAATATTTGTTCTCTATAAACAACGTTTCTGTCTGTAGTGATTCTTGGCTTCAAAACATGATTCTTGCATGTcgaatgaaatatttatcaaaggtatcaggcttAAAACTTAATACAtcagactcattagtgacgctcagatacaaatagtaaaaaagctaaacaagtacaaagctgaagagcattgaggacctaaaattccaTAAAGTTGTGCCGAATACaactaaggtaatctttgccttggatataaataaacttatcacaGATTCCAGGAATAAATTTTACGGATAAGGAAATCCTtagcattttgaaaaaaatcatacttttgtaaacaggaaatttatgaaatgacaatataattgatattcatgtcaacaccgaagtgctgactacttgactggtgataccctcggggacgaaaagTATACCTTGCATGCATAATAACTGAGAAGCAAATGAAACGAGACGAGTAAAGACTACggcaaataaaacaaatgcatttaaacaaaaataactaattaaacaaaacataaatgcttaaagtatattttaaacgATGGGATAAACAAACACTGTCAGGTCATATTTGTTGTATAATTACTTtatattgtttacaaacattcAATCATTCATGCATAATGCATATTCCAATACTATTATATAATTGTCGATTTAATTATAAGGGCATTTAAGTATTGTATAACATACTGATcaagttattatttttcatcTAAATTTTGTTATGTGTGTACTCTTTTTATGAAGTCATcaagtaaattaaaacaatgaattCAAAATTAGACTGATACTAATAGAAAGAAAGAGAGAATTTCAAAGATGGTTGAATAacagttgaattttttttccagTATAATAGAACTTCAATGTtagtatcaaataaaacaaaccacACCATTCCACCACAACAGACTTAAGACATATCAATTAATAAATAGTGACTGAGTATTATTGGTTTATGCCATGTATAGCTGTGATGAACTACATTACCTACCAGACATACAGAGAATAACAGGCGGGCAGAAATCTCCATGTTCTTTGTATCCATATGCAGAAAccataatattatatttactgCTAACGCGTGATAATGATATCACATGACTGCAGGTGCGACCGCCTTTAAGACTTCTACAGCTATAGTTGATATCTAATTCATGTCTTTTGTATGCAACAATATACCCATGGACTGGCGGCTTGCAATCCTTTTCTGGAATCTAAAATATATGAAActatctttatttaaaataaattgtataagcAATGCATAATTATGACGCACTAGAATATATCTAACTAAAagtgaattttctaaaaattcgCTGGAAAATACTTTTTGGATTTGAAATGTATCGTGTTATTCGGATGACATAGGAACTGATCACTCTTACTCTTTTATTATCAGAAGTAATGTAAGACCTGTTGTCTTCGAAATACAAAGTACGACGATTTTGCATAGATCACAATAAACTTAACAAACGTTCTGTGAACGATAAGAAAGCACTTCCAACGACAAACGACCAATTTGCTCGTTCTTTAACAAATGAAACGGGAGACTTTCTTTGATTCTGGTTCGCGAATATAGGTTACTAGTAACAGATAAGAACATATGTTTTATGGCATTCATAAAGAAAACCAAGAAGTTGAGAACTGGATATCATTTTGTAGGGAAACGAACATTAGTTAATATAAAAGAATCTAAATGCGTTTagcaataaatttcaatatcTTTTGTTCACTCATGCATTCACGATGCAGAACTGGCCATAGAATAAAATGTTGATGTCGCATTGGCATTGACATTCACCTTTTAATGTATCACCTATTATCAAGGACTTGTATGTGGGTTCTGAGCAAGAATAACattgacaatatatatatcacataCTTTATACGTtttgatatacaaaatttaacatatGGTAACTCTTACAGTCCATTCTAAGTAAATACCGGTTCCTTCATCTGTTGGGCAAATCTTTAGAATACTAGGAACAAACATctacaaattataatatttaaataggtttttttctattatgaatacaatataatatttggtaGTATTGCCAATGAGATTTCAATTCACCACTGACTAAATGATagcaactatatgtcaccgttcAGCattcaataacaaaattatcaCAAATAAGAGCAATATATCTGGTATCAttggaatatttgaaaattcttcTTCAtgttgtatttcaaaaatagaaacaaataggttaatttgttaatttagaattagattttttagTCATATATATTCGGCCGAAAGAAACATTGTCTTACCTTGACACGAAGTTTTGTGATTTAATCCATGTTGCAATATTCACAAGGTTACACAATCATCAATTAATGTTCTACCTAAATACACCATTTAGCATTTAAATATTCCGGTATGCATTGTACTAATATATGTGTGACTTGGTCAAAGTCAATATATTTACTGTAATCCATTTTAAAATTCTGTAGTCATTACTGAATCTTTTCATAGGATTATATCTAATAACAATAAACATCAAGTCTATTGGACCGGACTGCAATATAATACTTTAATTCGATcactatttaaatatcaaatgattgtATATCGTATAAATCAATTGACCACAATTATTGGGATCTTTTGTTTCGTTATAACACGTTGAAGGAAGTTTGttgtaataattgaataatGTTGAAAGGATTGATTAGTTTGATTGACGAACATTACTTGAATAGTGTTTTACTTCGTTTATTATGATATTGCAGTAGTGTGTTGTCTTATCATTTGTCCTGCAACggatatttatttctattatccCGGGCATATgttactttagccgtatttggcacaacttttttggaattctggaccttcaatgctcttcaactttgaacttgtttggctttataaatattttgatatgagcgtcaccgatgagtcttatgtagacgaaacgcgcgtctggcgtactaaattataatcctggtacatttgataaatatttcttcaaatttgaCGACTAGATATTGGTGACATGTAATCCAAGACAGGACTAATGCACCTCATCCACCTGTATACTACAAATCCTACAAGCTAAATTGTATTACCCATCTTCAGTCTTATCAATGCCCAAGTCATTTCCATACACTAACGGTTATAAAATAACTCATCATTTATATACGACAGACAATAATCTCACGGTTAAATCAATGTTATTGAAAAACAAAGGTTGGAATTGGTGTGGGCCAAACAAATATGACGAAAGTAATACATAGCAGATATTCcaaagaagtatttttttttattctgtcgTTTTTCAGTTTGACTGCTGCTGAAAGGAATACATCGTtgttagttttaaacatattggtCACATACATCCAATCGAGACTTTTGTAGACCTTTTGGTCGTTTGCTAAAACTTGGAAtgtttgatgagtttttttcaACTCTCAAcaccctaaaaaaatatataaaataaaaaacaaagaaaaatagaataaacaGTCTAAAGATATAACATCTCTCCTTGGTAGCAGATAATGGATTTAGTTCGAACCAAGATTTAAAAGACACATTCAGAAAAAGACTTTAACTTAAAAGACAGGCTAAACAATGGTAAATAATTCTGATAAATTCAACTCTCCATAAAAAGAAAACGAAACTTTAGCAACCGCAACCAGTCTTATTGCATTACATTTAAATAgcattacatatatttttatttgaattcgcCAAACAAGTTTGTAGAGCATTATCCTTCATTGGTCCTGGAGTATACAACCCACAAACTAAAAAATCATCTAAAGGCTTCTTAACTAACAAACCAGCATTTCCCAACAACCAACTCATTTCTACTTATATGCGAATTGCTTGGTAGGAAACAAACATCTGAAGATAAAAACGTTACTAATTAGAATTGTTAACAACAAACCATATATAAGACGCAAGTCGGGATTTTACAAGCAAGGAAAGTGTCAGGTATAAATAatactgaaaacaaaacattaattgATCAGAATAACATATGAGAACAGACATgcaagttttgatattttaaaacagttaTAATCTTGAAGACACCTCCAATATCTTAACCTTTTAGAGAACCCGAGATCAAATGTTATGTTGATGGCTGAATTATGAAATGTGTACTGCAGAAACACTAGAAAAAGTGTGTTTGTATAAATTGGCACCTATTCATATTTCTTAACAATTTCTGCAAAACTTATTCTTGTTCCACCATCAAGAGTATGATTAACTATTCAATTTCATTGCATGCTAGTGACAGATTTATCtattatctatttgttttatattattaaatcaCCCTTCAAAGGAAACAAGTTATAATAAAAGTACAAACCAATAAAAGTATGGTAAAGTTTAAATTGAAGGATAATTCAAGTCAAACAACTAGTCAGGTATTCAGCGCACAGAATCATTTCCCAGtcccaaataaaaacaaagaaaacttggaaaaaatttaataaaaacccCAATAGGTGCAAGATTacgttatattgtttatataaaaacatttccttaaattctaaaaatgctttttataaGAAACggatataaatgtatatattgcaTTGAGTTATGATGGAGTACCTGTCTCGCTACGTAAACACAAACAGATATAAGCTTATCAAAGACACCAGTCTAATAAATGTGTACGCCAGATACGCTTTCAGTCTATGAGACTCATTATTGTCGCTCGAATAGTTttaagttaaagagcattgaggaacaaaGATTGCGAAAGGTTTGGCCAAATATAGCTAGGGTAATGTAGTCTTgggggaaaagggggaggggggaggTGGTGAAAAATCcttaatatttcatacaattaaaaaaaactcaatagTAAATCTATAAATGATCACATCAATGATTATTCATAGTTTACAATACCCTACTCATACTatcatattatattttcagTGAAATCAAAACTTTTTTATGACACATAATATAAATAGCACACACCATAATGAAATGTGTATTAAGTTTTGAATTGATGCAACGTTAACTACGTGACTTCATCataaactttcttaaactaatgCTTAAACCTGAGAAATGACTTTTGTACAGGTTTTACACGATCACATTTCTAGAATCGTTGAAACTGCAATCGGGGTCAAACCCTATTCTGgcataacatttaaaaaagtttacattataatgaacatatgaaatatgttttcaattgaTGTCAACTGAACTTAATGGTAAACtggtttataatgaaataatggCCAGCATACACACAGAAAAGAAATCATAAGGCTCACACAATGATGTTAAGGGTTTTATAAACTTCTTTTATGTCAATATTTCaaagagttttttttcttcCCCCAATTCAGTGTCAATATGAAATTCAGAAGGCATTTCAttttcatcttctttttatgaTGTTTCTGTGTTATCTTACATCTTTATTGCGCAATCATTGgatgaatgaaaataaattcacaCAAATTCACAAAACAATATGTCTTCGTTATTCTATTGATAATTGTCCAACTTAAGAAAAAAGCCCAATACacttattttgtaataattggAATTATCCAGGGTCGAATTTAAGCTTTTTTGTGCAATGGCCAGCCGGACCAGTGAACCGTAAATCTACTGGTCCGGCACCAAATCTACTGGTCCTGAATAATGACATTCATTCGAATAAGaccaatataaataaaaacgtCCCTGTACAATGGAATTTGTTTCAcaggtattttttgtttgttaataaaCTGAGATTGTGTTGCAATCAGTGATTTTTATCAACAACTTCTACTGGTCCGTCGGACCACCAGCTAACAAAATCTACTGGCCCGACGTAAATGCTACTGGTCTCTTTGTTGTGAAATCATTGgatgaatgaaaataaattcccacaaattcataaaacaatatGACTTCGTTATTCTTTTGATAATTGTctaactaaagaaaaaaaagccCAATACACTTATTTTGTAATGGTTGAAATAGTGTCTTATATctaacaaaatcaaaaagatgCCATGTTAAAAGTGATTATTTTGTTCAGCCACATTCCAGGAACTCCTCCCTAAGGATATCTCCATACAATATATTAGGGCTCTCTTGTCctttaaaagaagtaaaataacaaaaaatccgAAActcaaatgaaattcaaaatggaaagtaccttaatttataaaatggcaaaatcaatcgctcaacacatcaaacgaaaggaaAACAACTCATATTGCTTATTCGGTACTGGCATTTCCTAAACTAAAATacagtggattaaacctgggtATAtcgctagctaaacctctcaattgtatgacagtcacatagaattccattgtattgacaacaatgtgtgagcaAAACAAAGACATAACGGATAATGTGAAAAATTAGGGTACAGCAGTCAAGATTGTATTATAATGAATTATCCTCTTAATCACTGCAGAAGGTTTATTCATCCCTCCTAAATTTTCGACGTTTTAATGGTTTGGAAAATTatatctgatttttttgtttcacaCATGGTCATGTATATAGTCCACAATCTCATCTTCTTCTCTCTTTTCACATCATGGAATAGGACTTCAAAATTTTTACTTGCCACAAGAAACATGATAttacacatgtggagcaggaactGCTTACACAAGAGTTTATATTACCTGAGTTCACACCTGGTTTCTATGGTgttaacattatttaattttcagttttctATTTTAGTGTTTGTGATTTATGTCTaatcttttttttgtcatgatgttgcatgtttttcttctatttatagcttttttttttatatttccccTTGGTATTGTCTGTCCTTTTTTAACACTGTGAAACACTGGTCTTAAAGACCTCTTTCTTGAAATTACTAACAAACACATGTTTAAAATCTAATTGAAAAATagagattttattaaagaaatatatatcaaaacaaaatattttaaacaatacataaatttatCACAACAGTAGGTATATATCACAGTAaggtttataatttttaacagtATACTGAAATTAAATACATGCAATTTATAGAAACAAGACtatttctttattcttaaatatataataaatttgtttttcaaaaattgtctcaaatattgtaaaataaattttagtttcatCTGAGAAAAATAAAGGACATAAGATCATTAATTAAGTTAATATGtctaattattaaaatattctcaAGACATAAGAATAGATTTTGGTGTAGTAAGAAATAGCATACTAAAAACTTTTACGTCTGTAAATCAATTTGTGATTGTAGATTTTACAACTAGGCACAGTGGGTACTGGATTCTTGGCAGGGACTAAATCCTAACTTTGATATACCACAACTGggacaattttaaatttgtaataacAAACTACCCTAGATGAAGATGTATCTCTATTGGACGTCCTTTGGTGTGTACATTTCACAACTTATAGTTTGCTAGAATATGTTCCAGCACAGCTGACTTTATTTTGCCTACCCTTGTACAGTCACAAATGGTGTTTTAACAAAGTTACAGATATCACAGACTTTAGAATACTTCCAATTTTCAATCCTTTTCAGCatcttaattttaaattaaagaaccttagtaagcacgctcacataccccacgtacccacattgtcattggagaaattaaataagtgtaagaaaaaaaaatatataataaaaattaatttcctgccaatatgcacatctaaatagtatgtccttattatctacaaaatttcatgaaattctgttgtgtggtttcagagaagttgagatgacaaactgttgcagtagaacattaaagtaaataagttcaaagggacgtaactcctagaaaaaaaattgaatcgcaatttcccgtcgatatgcacaactacatagtatgtcctaattatctgaaaaaatttcgtgaaattctgatgtgtggtttgagaggagttgcgatgacaaactgttgcagtagtacattaaagtaaataagttcaaaggggcgtaactcctagaaaaaaaattgaatcgcaaattcccgtcgatatgcacaactacgtagtatgtccttattatctgaaaaggtttcgtgaaattctgttgagtggtttgagaggagttgcgatgacaagaaacaggactgacggatggacggactgacagacgggtcaaaaacattgtaccctccgcaactcgttgcgtggggtataataatTGTCTCTCGTAATATAGTAATACTAGATTGTATTTAACACCCTACCATTTATCTTTATGTTGTAATTAGAACTATAACATAGAATATAcctttaaactgtttttttttacatctttc
Protein-coding sequences here:
- the LOC134699021 gene encoding receptor-type tyrosine-protein phosphatase F-like is translated as MFVPSILKICPTDEGTGIYLEWTIPEKDCKPPVHGYIVAYKRHELDINYSCRSLKGGRTCSHVISLSRVSSKYNIMVSAYGYKEHGDFCPPVILCMSDYLDVNRSQGCGDIRELLPKPKITKTKSLHEGKGLHLKWRVPLDVSNVIIEGYIIAYKRCGLDTQYKEKMVPGMDTKCHAITGTKPCTLYEVKVAACANEGTGLFSVPVIVRTGVESQQPQKISERGEPTFTPAITGICNVMGHPGVFVRWKIPDNADMKNTDGYIVAFRKTVPSTSEYHRCVIHDKSATSHYKEGLQFGMTYQVKIAAYNSLGCGQFTLPKLFVFHGKDALKRRKLKRNLKFKNKIS